One genomic window of Bradyrhizobium sp. B124 includes the following:
- a CDS encoding enoyl-CoA hydratase, with protein sequence MSAQAARAEAPQHQPILLRETVGSIALLTLNRPAARNSLSEGLIGELHAALNDIGADKSIRAVVLAANGPAFCAGHDLKELTARRTDADRGRAYFAEIMNACSAVMQAIVHLPKPVVASVQGIATAAGCQLVASCDLAVASEAAAFATPGVDIGLFCSTPMVALSRNVPRKQVMEMLLTGEPVSAATAQSIGLVNRVVPAGTERDAAIALAQKVALKSAYTVKLGKEAFYRQAEMSLTEAYRFAAEVMTENMMARDAEEGIGAFIEKRDPKWHDK encoded by the coding sequence ATGTCCGCCCAAGCCGCCCGCGCGGAAGCGCCGCAACACCAGCCGATCCTGCTGCGCGAGACCGTGGGCAGTATCGCGTTACTGACGCTCAATCGCCCCGCGGCGCGCAACAGCCTTTCCGAGGGCCTGATCGGCGAGCTGCACGCGGCGCTGAACGATATCGGCGCTGACAAGAGCATCCGTGCCGTCGTGCTCGCCGCCAACGGCCCGGCCTTCTGCGCCGGCCATGACCTCAAGGAGCTCACCGCGCGCCGCACCGACGCCGACCGCGGCCGCGCCTATTTCGCAGAGATCATGAACGCCTGCAGCGCGGTGATGCAGGCGATCGTGCACCTGCCGAAGCCAGTGGTCGCCTCCGTCCAGGGCATCGCCACCGCCGCCGGCTGCCAGCTCGTCGCGAGCTGCGATCTCGCGGTCGCCTCCGAAGCGGCGGCGTTTGCGACGCCGGGCGTCGACATCGGGCTGTTCTGCTCGACGCCGATGGTGGCGCTGTCGCGCAACGTGCCGCGCAAGCAGGTGATGGAGATGCTGCTGACCGGTGAACCGGTCTCGGCGGCAACGGCGCAGAGCATCGGCCTCGTCAACCGCGTGGTGCCGGCCGGCACCGAACGCGACGCCGCGATCGCGCTGGCGCAAAAGGTCGCGCTGAAATCGGCCTACACCGTCAAGCTCGGCAAGGAGGCGTTCTATCGCCAGGCCGAGATGAGCCTCACTGAGGCCTATCGCTTCGCCGCTGAGGTGATGACCGAAAATATGATGGCGCGCGACGCCGAGGAAGGCATCGGCGCCTTCATCGAGAAACGCGACCCGAAATGGCATGACAAGTGA
- a CDS encoding CoA-binding protein translates to MNHDAYDDNYIRSILNSVKSIAMVGASPVNVRPSYFAFKYLAQRGYDMIPVNPGHVGKALMGKPFVASLADIDRPIDMIDIFRNSSHIMPVVDEALKLSPLPKVIWMQLGARDDAAAEKAEAAGLKVVMNRCPKIEYGRLSSEISWMGVNSRTLSSKRAPIPTQGMRLSLNRTSFGGGQTAASDRAAKNKTETT, encoded by the coding sequence ATGAACCACGACGCCTACGACGACAACTACATCCGCAGCATCCTGAACAGCGTCAAATCGATCGCGATGGTCGGCGCCTCGCCGGTCAATGTGCGGCCGAGCTATTTCGCGTTCAAATATCTGGCGCAGCGCGGCTACGACATGATCCCGGTCAACCCCGGCCATGTCGGCAAGGCGCTGATGGGCAAACCGTTCGTCGCGTCGCTCGCGGACATCGATCGCCCGATCGACATGATCGACATCTTCCGCAATTCGAGCCACATCATGCCGGTCGTCGACGAGGCGCTGAAATTGTCGCCGCTGCCGAAGGTGATCTGGATGCAGCTCGGCGCACGCGACGATGCCGCCGCCGAGAAGGCGGAAGCCGCGGGCCTCAAGGTGGTCATGAATCGCTGTCCGAAGATCGAGTATGGCCGGCTGTCGTCGGAGATCTCCTGGATGGGCGTCAACTCGCGCACGTTAAGCTCCAAGCGCGCGCCGATTCCGACGCAGGGCATGCGGCTGTCACTCAACCGCACGAGCTTTGGCGGCGGCCAGACTGCGGCATCGGACCGCGCCGCGAAAAACAAGACCGAGACGACCTGA
- a CDS encoding O-acetylhomoserine aminocarboxypropyltransferase, with translation MTDRLPGFSTLAVHAGAQPDPTTGARATPIYQTTSFVFNDADHAASLFGLQAFGNIYTRIGNPTNAVLEERVAALEGGTAALAVASGHAAQLVVLQQLLRPGDEIIAARKLYGGSINQFTHAFKAFGWNVAWADPDDVASFEQAVTPHTKAIFIESIANPAGSITDIEAIAAVARKAGVPLIVDNTLASPYLIKPIDHGADIVVHSLTKFLGGHGNSLGGIIVDAGTFDWSKDNKYPMLSEPRPEYHGIRIQETFGNFAFAIACRVLGLRDLGPALSPFNAFMILTGIETLPLRMQKHCDNAKAVAEFLSTHPAVSAVNYAGLPGDRYNALQRKYAPKGAGAVFTFSLKGGYDAGVNLVSNLKLFSHLANVGDTRSLVIHPASTTHSQLDDAAKVKSGAAPEVVRLSIGIEDKEDLIADLDQALRA, from the coding sequence ATGACCGATCGCCTTCCGGGATTTTCCACCCTCGCCGTGCACGCCGGCGCACAGCCTGATCCCACCACCGGCGCGCGGGCGACGCCGATCTACCAGACCACGTCATTCGTCTTCAACGACGCCGACCATGCGGCTTCGCTGTTCGGCCTGCAGGCCTTCGGCAACATCTATACCCGCATCGGCAACCCGACCAACGCCGTGCTCGAGGAGCGCGTCGCAGCGCTCGAGGGCGGCACGGCAGCGCTCGCGGTTGCCTCCGGCCACGCCGCGCAGCTCGTGGTGTTGCAACAACTGCTCCGGCCCGGCGACGAAATCATCGCTGCGCGAAAACTCTATGGCGGCTCGATCAACCAGTTCACCCACGCCTTCAAGGCGTTCGGCTGGAACGTCGCCTGGGCCGATCCCGACGACGTCGCAAGCTTCGAACAGGCGGTGACGCCGCATACCAAGGCGATCTTCATCGAGTCGATCGCCAACCCTGCCGGCAGCATCACCGATATCGAGGCGATCGCGGCCGTCGCGCGCAAGGCCGGCGTGCCGCTGATCGTCGACAACACGCTGGCCTCGCCCTATCTGATCAAGCCGATCGACCATGGCGCGGACATCGTCGTGCACTCCCTGACGAAATTTCTCGGCGGTCACGGCAATTCGCTCGGCGGCATCATCGTCGACGCCGGCACCTTCGACTGGTCGAAGGACAACAAATATCCGATGCTGAGCGAGCCGCGGCCGGAATATCACGGCATCCGGATCCAGGAGACCTTTGGCAATTTCGCCTTCGCGATCGCCTGCCGCGTGCTCGGCCTGCGCGACCTCGGCCCCGCGCTGTCGCCGTTCAACGCCTTCATGATCCTGACCGGCATCGAGACGCTGCCGCTGCGCATGCAGAAGCACTGCGACAATGCCAAGGCGGTGGCGGAATTCCTCTCCACCCACCCCGCCGTGTCAGCCGTGAATTACGCCGGCCTGCCCGGCGACAGGTACAACGCCCTGCAGCGCAAGTATGCGCCGAAGGGCGCCGGCGCGGTGTTCACCTTCAGCCTCAAGGGCGGCTATGACGCGGGCGTCAATCTGGTGTCGAACCTGAAGCTGTTCTCGCACCTCGCCAATGTCGGCGACACCCGCTCGCTGGTGATCCACCCGGCCTCCACCACCCACAGCCAGCTCGACGACGCCGCCAAGGTGAAATCGGGCGCCGCGCCCGAGGTGGTGCGGCTGTCGATCGGCATCGAGGACAAGGAAGACCTGATCGCGGACCTCGACCAGGCCCTGCGCGCCTGA
- the nadA gene encoding quinolinate synthase NadA produces the protein MVALDTDLLTRTAPIYERVKRVIPPFEWATFAEDVDAILDLKRRRNAVVLAHNYQTPEIFHGVADIVGDSLLLAREATKVDADIIVLAGVHFMAETAKLLNPAKTVLIPDLKAGCSLADSITAQDVRLMRARYPDAPVIAYVNTSTAVKAESDICCTSGNALKIVESLDVERVIMLPDEYLAQNIAKQTSKKIIAWKGHCEVHELFTADDVRQLRENYPDVTILAHPECPPEVVAEADFSGSTAAMQSFVETKRPPRVVLLTECSMSDNIAARNPDVDFVRPCNLCPHMKRITLKNIRHALEANQHEVTIDPAIADRARRSVERMLAI, from the coding sequence ATGGTTGCACTCGATACCGATCTGCTCACCCGCACCGCGCCGATATATGAGCGCGTCAAGCGCGTCATCCCACCGTTCGAATGGGCCACTTTCGCCGAGGACGTTGATGCGATCCTCGACCTGAAACGCCGCCGCAACGCGGTGGTGCTGGCACACAACTACCAGACGCCGGAGATCTTCCACGGCGTCGCCGATATTGTCGGCGACAGCCTCCTGCTCGCGCGTGAAGCGACCAAGGTCGACGCCGACATCATCGTGCTCGCGGGCGTGCACTTCATGGCCGAGACGGCGAAGCTGTTGAACCCGGCCAAGACCGTGTTGATCCCCGACCTCAAGGCCGGTTGCTCGCTGGCGGATTCCATCACGGCACAGGACGTGCGGCTGATGCGCGCTCGCTACCCGGACGCGCCTGTGATCGCCTATGTCAACACCTCGACCGCGGTGAAGGCGGAGTCCGATATCTGTTGCACGTCAGGCAATGCGCTCAAGATCGTGGAATCGCTCGACGTCGAACGCGTCATCATGCTGCCGGATGAATATCTCGCGCAGAACATCGCCAAGCAGACCAGCAAGAAGATCATCGCCTGGAAGGGCCACTGCGAGGTGCATGAGCTGTTCACCGCCGATGACGTGCGCCAGCTGCGTGAAAATTATCCCGATGTCACCATCCTGGCGCATCCGGAATGCCCGCCCGAGGTGGTCGCCGAAGCGGACTTTTCGGGGTCGACGGCAGCGATGCAGTCGTTCGTCGAGACCAAACGTCCGCCGCGGGTCGTGCTGCTGACGGAATGTTCGATGAGCGACAACATCGCGGCCCGCAATCCCGATGTCGACTTCGTCCGCCCCTGCAATCTGTGCCCGCACATGAAGCGGATCACGCTGAAGAACATCCGCCACGCGCTGGAGGCCAATCAGCACGAGGTCACGATCGACCCCGCGATCGCCGATCGCGCGCGCAGGAGCGTCGAAAGGATGCTGGCGATATGA
- a CDS encoding L-aspartate oxidase encodes MSTDISDLSGRPVIIGGGAAGLMTALQLAPEPVVLLSKSPLGAEASSMWAQGGLAAPVGADDTPALHLADTLAAGAGLCDAAAASRIVHAAPAAVEHLAELGVAFDRRADGSWRLGLEAAHGRNRIVHATGDGTGREIMRALIAAVRQTPSITLLEGVEARRLLVEDNAVRGVLAASDRGALTIVTNRVVIATGGIGGLFSDSTNPGGCFGQGLALAAHAGAKLSDLEFVQFHPTAFDGPSRPMPLLTEAIRGDGAPLIDETGRRFMADQPGAELAPRDIVARAVWRHRAAGHRTFLDARKHPGADFAQRYPVISAFCKMAGIDPVTDPIPIRPAVHYHMGGIAVDGYGRSTVQGLWACGEAARTGLHGANRLASNSLMEAIVCARWVAESIEGVSAGPRAMLNDDTLPAAADPSAVRPILTQGLGVLRDRDGIARAIRSLYPLARSPSAASDAALVGLMIAIAAIRREESRGGHFRTDFPHTALSAAPSSLTRAEALAAAHDIVESKLPTRSARS; translated from the coding sequence ATGAGTACCGATATCTCCGATCTCAGCGGCCGCCCCGTCATCATCGGCGGCGGCGCCGCCGGGCTGATGACCGCACTGCAACTGGCGCCCGAGCCGGTCGTGCTGCTGTCGAAATCGCCGCTCGGCGCGGAAGCCTCCAGCATGTGGGCGCAGGGTGGCCTCGCCGCGCCGGTCGGCGCGGATGACACCCCTGCCCTCCATCTCGCCGATACTCTTGCTGCGGGTGCCGGCCTCTGTGATGCGGCCGCAGCATCCCGGATCGTCCATGCCGCGCCTGCCGCCGTGGAGCATCTCGCCGAGCTCGGCGTCGCCTTCGACCGGCGCGCCGACGGCAGCTGGCGTCTCGGGCTCGAGGCCGCGCACGGCCGCAACCGCATCGTGCACGCCACCGGCGACGGCACCGGCCGCGAGATCATGCGCGCGCTGATCGCGGCGGTCCGCCAGACGCCGTCGATCACCTTACTGGAAGGCGTCGAGGCGCGCCGGCTGCTCGTCGAGGACAATGCCGTCAGGGGCGTGCTCGCAGCCAGCGACCGCGGTGCGCTGACGATCGTCACCAACCGCGTCGTGATCGCGACCGGCGGCATCGGCGGGCTGTTTTCAGACAGCACCAACCCCGGCGGATGTTTCGGCCAGGGGCTCGCGCTCGCGGCCCACGCTGGCGCAAAACTGTCGGATCTCGAATTCGTCCAGTTTCATCCGACCGCCTTCGACGGGCCGTCACGGCCGATGCCGCTGTTGACCGAGGCGATCCGTGGCGATGGCGCGCCCCTGATCGACGAGACCGGCCGGCGCTTCATGGCCGACCAGCCCGGCGCCGAACTTGCGCCACGCGACATCGTCGCGCGCGCGGTCTGGCGTCACCGCGCTGCGGGACATCGCACCTTCCTCGATGCGCGCAAGCATCCGGGCGCGGATTTTGCGCAGCGCTATCCCGTGATCAGCGCGTTCTGCAAGATGGCCGGCATCGATCCCGTCACGGATCCGATCCCGATCCGGCCGGCGGTCCACTACCACATGGGCGGCATCGCGGTTGACGGCTATGGCCGTAGCACGGTGCAAGGCCTGTGGGCCTGCGGCGAGGCCGCGCGCACCGGGCTGCACGGCGCCAACCGGCTCGCCAGCAACTCGCTGATGGAAGCGATCGTCTGCGCGCGCTGGGTCGCCGAGAGCATCGAAGGCGTGAGCGCGGGTCCGCGCGCCATGCTGAACGACGACACGTTGCCGGCCGCCGCCGATCCCTCCGCCGTGCGTCCGATCCTCACCCAGGGGCTCGGCGTGCTGCGCGACCGCGACGGGATCGCACGCGCGATCCGGAGCCTCTATCCGCTCGCGCGCAGTCCGAGTGCGGCATCCGACGCAGCATTGGTCGGATTGATGATCGCGATTGCCGCCATCAGGCGTGAGGAAAGCCGCGGCGGTCATTTCCGCACCGATTTCCCGCACACCGCTTTGTCGGCGGCGCCGTCTTCCCTCACCCGTGCCGAGGCGCTCGCCGCCGCGCACGACATCGTTGAATCCAAGCTACCAACCAGGAGTGCCCGCTCATGA
- the nadC gene encoding carboxylating nicotinate-nucleotide diphosphorylase — MTLNPLLPLLYEPIVQTALREDLGRAGDITADAIVPASQQARLVMRARQPGVIAGLDIARTAFQTVSPAIELRAERPDGSAVEPDQVIAIIDGPARSLLTAERTALNFLCHLSGVATATATLVKAVAGTRAQIVCTRKTTPGLRALEKYAVRAGGGGNHRFGLDDAVLIKDNHIALAGGIRPAIERAKANTGHLVKIEVEVDTLAQLEEALALGVDAVLLDNMTTEQLSQAAAMARGKALTEASGRITAATAAAIAATGVDLISVGWVTHSSAALDIGLDYLS; from the coding sequence ATGACCCTCAATCCCCTGTTGCCGCTGCTGTATGAGCCGATCGTGCAAACCGCCTTGCGCGAGGATCTCGGCCGCGCCGGCGATATCACGGCAGACGCCATCGTGCCGGCCAGCCAGCAGGCCCGGCTGGTGATGCGGGCGCGGCAGCCCGGCGTGATCGCCGGGCTCGACATCGCACGCACCGCGTTCCAGACGGTGTCGCCGGCGATCGAGCTGCGCGCCGAGCGGCCTGACGGCAGCGCGGTCGAACCCGACCAGGTCATCGCGATCATCGACGGTCCGGCCCGCAGCCTGCTCACCGCGGAGCGCACCGCGCTCAACTTCCTCTGCCATCTGAGCGGCGTCGCGACCGCGACCGCCACGCTCGTCAAGGCTGTCGCTGGCACGCGCGCGCAGATCGTCTGCACCCGCAAGACCACGCCGGGACTACGCGCGCTGGAGAAGTACGCGGTGCGCGCCGGCGGCGGCGGCAATCACCGCTTCGGTCTCGACGATGCCGTGCTGATCAAGGACAACCACATCGCGCTCGCCGGCGGCATCCGCCCTGCGATCGAACGCGCCAAGGCCAATACCGGTCATCTCGTGAAAATCGAGGTCGAGGTCGACACACTGGCGCAGCTTGAAGAGGCGCTGGCACTCGGCGTCGACGCGGTCCTGCTCGACAACATGACGACCGAGCAGCTCAGCCAGGCGGCGGCAATGGCGCGCGGCAAGGCGCTCACCGAAGCCTCCGGCCGCATCACCGCTGCGACCGCCGCGGCGATTGCCGCCACCGGCGTCGATTTGATCTCGGTCGGCTGGGTGACCCACAGCTCGGCCGCGCTCGATATCGGGCTCGACTATCTGTCCTGA
- a CDS encoding COX15/CtaA family protein: MAGISAQPSQLRAVRVWLIAVAALIALMVLVGGATRLTESGLSIVEWKPVTGALPPLTEAQWTKAFEGYKTIPQYRELNAGMTLEQFKTTFWWEWSHRLLGRVIGAAYLLPFLYFLWRGVVSGELGRRLWVIFGLGALQGGVGWWMVASGLSERVEVSQYRLATHLVLALLIFAAIVWTLRRLTDRPSVIAPLRLKITSAVLLVLTFVQLYFGALVAGLRAGRVYNTWPEIDGGLIPSADRLWFETPWWRNLFDNTLTVQFEHRMTAYLLFALAIAHAIDAVRARAGSAVIAGARWLVAAITLQATLGILTLLHQVPIDLALTHQAVAIVVLTLAVLQAERFAARRTERDQPTLVPVGQSL; the protein is encoded by the coding sequence ATGGCCGGTATTTCCGCACAACCATCGCAGCTCCGCGCCGTCAGGGTCTGGCTGATCGCGGTCGCCGCCCTGATCGCGCTGATGGTCTTGGTCGGCGGCGCCACGCGGCTCACCGAGTCCGGCCTGTCGATCGTCGAATGGAAGCCGGTGACCGGCGCGCTGCCGCCGCTGACCGAGGCGCAGTGGACGAAGGCCTTCGAGGGCTACAAGACCATCCCGCAATATCGCGAGCTCAACGCCGGGATGACGCTCGAGCAATTCAAGACGACCTTCTGGTGGGAGTGGAGCCACCGGCTGCTCGGCCGGGTGATCGGCGCCGCCTATCTGCTGCCGTTCCTGTATTTCCTGTGGCGCGGCGTGGTGAGCGGCGAGCTCGGCCGGCGGCTGTGGGTGATCTTCGGCCTCGGCGCGCTGCAGGGCGGCGTCGGCTGGTGGATGGTGGCGTCCGGCCTCTCGGAGCGCGTCGAGGTGTCGCAATATCGGCTGGCGACGCATCTGGTGCTGGCGCTCCTGATCTTCGCGGCCATCGTCTGGACGCTGCGGCGCTTGACGGACCGTCCATCCGTGATCGCGCCGCTCAGGCTGAAGATCACGAGCGCGGTGCTGCTCGTGCTGACCTTCGTGCAGCTCTATTTCGGCGCGCTGGTCGCGGGCCTGCGCGCGGGCAGGGTCTACAACACCTGGCCTGAGATCGACGGCGGCTTGATTCCGTCGGCTGACCGGCTGTGGTTCGAGACGCCGTGGTGGCGCAATCTGTTCGACAACACGCTGACGGTGCAGTTCGAGCATCGCATGACCGCTTACCTGCTGTTTGCGCTGGCAATCGCGCATGCGATCGATGCGGTGCGTGCACGCGCCGGAAGTGCGGTGATCGCAGGCGCACGGTGGCTCGTTGCGGCGATCACGCTGCAGGCGACGCTCGGCATCCTGACGCTGCTGCATCAGGTGCCGATCGATCTGGCGCTGACGCACCAGGCGGTCGCGATCGTCGTGCTGACGCTCGCGGTTCTGCAAGCCGAGCGCTTCGCGGCGCGTCGGACCGAACGGGACCAGCCGACCCTCGTTCCGGTCGGCCAGTCGCTTTGA
- a CDS encoding DUF2842 domain-containing protein — MAIRTRKLLGTIALLILVVVWSLLGMTVAQTPWLANSGLLQAIFYVVAGLGWVLPAMPIVSWMSRPDSA; from the coding sequence ATGGCCATACGCACCCGCAAATTGCTCGGAACCATCGCCCTGCTGATCCTGGTCGTGGTGTGGTCGCTGCTCGGCATGACGGTCGCCCAGACCCCGTGGCTCGCCAATTCGGGGCTGCTGCAGGCGATCTTCTACGTCGTCGCGGGGCTCGGCTGGGTGCTGCCGGCGATGCCGATCGTCTCCTGGATGTCGCGGCCCGACAGCGCCTAG
- a CDS encoding polysaccharide deacetylase, which produces MTPDNGILRRARMELAYFSGAFRLREHEAGGAGVILRFARVRPARRGRFQPLKSQEITPAFLDRTLRALKRWKYDIVGIDEACRRAVTLPERRRFACLSFDGATKDFVTYGYPVLAKHRVPLTLYLPTAFPDGVGTAWWLVLEDIIARENRISLMIDGRERHFVVTSLSDKYELFDFLSGWLRKLSPSDLSYAVNDLGRRYSADAAQLSRGASLDWQDLAKLAADPNVTFGSATVNYSVLSSLRDADAQREMAMGKAVAESALGRPIKHFAFPFGDRDAFRRPHVVMAEEAGFASAVSTISGVVEAQGRTNLHALPRIAWDGRVRSLRMMRVLLSGVMFAPVRPTRHARDEGAI; this is translated from the coding sequence TTGACGCCGGACAACGGGATTTTGCGGCGGGCCCGGATGGAGCTCGCCTATTTCAGCGGCGCCTTCAGGCTGCGGGAACACGAGGCCGGGGGCGCCGGGGTGATCCTGCGCTTCGCGCGCGTCCGTCCTGCGCGCCGGGGCCGGTTTCAGCCGCTGAAATCCCAGGAGATCACGCCTGCCTTCCTCGATCGCACCCTCCGCGCGCTGAAGCGCTGGAAGTACGACATCGTCGGGATCGACGAGGCCTGCCGCCGCGCGGTGACCCTGCCGGAGCGCCGCCGCTTTGCCTGCCTGAGCTTCGACGGTGCGACCAAGGACTTCGTCACGTATGGCTATCCCGTGCTCGCCAAGCACCGCGTCCCCCTCACCCTCTATCTGCCGACGGCTTTCCCGGATGGCGTGGGCACGGCGTGGTGGCTGGTGCTCGAGGACATCATCGCGCGCGAGAACCGCATCAGCCTGATGATCGACGGCAGGGAACGGCACTTCGTGGTCACGAGCCTGTCGGACAAATACGAGCTGTTCGATTTCCTGTCCGGCTGGCTGCGCAAGCTGTCGCCGTCCGATCTGTCCTATGCGGTGAACGATCTCGGCCGGCGCTATTCGGCCGATGCGGCGCAATTGTCACGCGGCGCGTCGCTCGACTGGCAGGATCTGGCGAAGCTGGCGGCTGATCCGAACGTGACCTTCGGCAGCGCGACGGTGAATTATTCCGTCCTGTCGAGCCTCAGGGATGCCGACGCGCAGCGCGAGATGGCGATGGGAAAGGCGGTCGCCGAGAGCGCGCTGGGGCGGCCGATCAAGCATTTTGCATTCCCGTTCGGGGACCGCGACGCGTTCCGCCGTCCGCATGTCGTGATGGCCGAGGAGGCCGGCTTCGCCAGCGCGGTGTCGACCATATCAGGTGTGGTCGAGGCGCAGGGGCGCACCAATCTCCACGCATTGCCGCGCATCGCATGGGACGGCCGTGTGCGGTCGCTGCGGATGATGCGCGTGCTGCTCTCGGGCGTGATGTTCGCACCGGTTCGGCCAACGCGGCATGCGCGCGACGAGGGCGCGATCTAG
- a CDS encoding GNAT family N-acetyltransferase, with amino-acid sequence MIMAAAVEGQTAGTRPWPNAVRVAGVDIFHDLTAAEATWRSLETPQHSYTPYQRFDFLANWQRQVGEREGLRPFIVVAHDSERRPLLLLPLAIESRLGASCASFMGGKHATFNMALYDKDFAANATEADITALTGSIAERSRVDALVLCQQPLRWQDQPNPLALLPHQASVNDCPLLVIEPGAAPAALISNSFRRRLKGKERKLQALPGYRYHVAADSADVCRLLDWFFRIKPQRMAEQKLPDVFAEPGVEQFIRSACLAPRADGKGYAIDIHALECDEEVIAIFAGVSDGHRFSMMFNTYTMSANSKFSPGLILMRDIIDRHAGLNYRAFDLGIGSDEYKRLFCKDDEAIVDSFIPLSLRGKPAASALSAISRAKRAVKQNPALFEIAQNLRSMFR; translated from the coding sequence ATGATCATGGCGGCGGCAGTTGAAGGCCAGACGGCGGGGACGCGACCATGGCCGAACGCAGTCCGCGTTGCTGGCGTCGACATCTTTCATGACCTCACTGCGGCCGAGGCGACCTGGCGCAGTCTCGAGACACCGCAACACAGCTACACGCCCTATCAGCGCTTCGATTTCCTCGCCAACTGGCAACGCCAGGTCGGCGAGCGCGAGGGCCTGCGGCCCTTCATCGTCGTCGCCCATGACAGCGAACGCCGTCCGCTGCTGCTGTTGCCGCTCGCCATCGAGTCCCGCCTGGGCGCGAGCTGCGCGAGCTTCATGGGCGGCAAGCATGCGACCTTCAACATGGCGCTGTACGACAAGGACTTCGCCGCCAACGCAACCGAGGCCGACATCACGGCGCTGACCGGATCGATCGCCGAGCGGTCTCGCGTCGATGCGCTCGTGCTGTGTCAGCAGCCGCTGCGCTGGCAGGACCAGCCCAATCCGCTGGCGTTGCTGCCGCACCAGGCTTCGGTGAACGACTGCCCGCTCCTGGTGATTGAGCCCGGCGCGGCACCCGCGGCGCTGATCAGCAACTCGTTCCGCCGCCGCCTCAAGGGCAAGGAGCGCAAGCTGCAGGCGCTGCCCGGCTACCGCTATCATGTCGCGGCCGACAGCGCCGACGTCTGCCGCCTGCTCGACTGGTTCTTCCGCATCAAGCCGCAGCGCATGGCCGAGCAGAAGCTGCCCGACGTATTCGCCGAGCCCGGCGTCGAGCAGTTCATCCGCAGCGCCTGCCTTGCGCCGCGTGCCGACGGCAAGGGCTATGCGATCGACATCCACGCGCTGGAGTGCGACGAGGAAGTGATCGCGATCTTCGCCGGCGTCTCCGACGGTCATCGGTTCTCGATGATGTTCAACACCTATACGATGTCGGCCAATTCCAAGTTCAGCCCCGGCCTGATCCTGATGCGCGACATCATCGATCGTCATGCCGGCCTGAACTACCGCGCCTTCGATCTTGGCATCGGCTCGGACGAGTACAAGCGGCTGTTCTGCAAGGACGACGAAGCGATCGTCGACAGCTTCATTCCGCTCAGCCTGCGCGGCAAGCCGGCTGCGAGCGCGCTGTCGGCCATCAGCCGCGCCAAGCGCGCCGTGAAGCAAAATCCGGCGCTGTTCGAGATCGCGCAGAACCTGCGCAGCATGTTCCGCTGA
- a CDS encoding LysR family transcriptional regulator, which produces MINNLKLRQLRLLVALDNERKLQLAAERLNITQSAASKMLAEIEALARVPLFERTARGVEPTAYGSILIRGGKSVLADLDQVTDEFAGYKSGELGTVSVGTVAKPSIDLVVDVIQYLGEKLNRVNISLDVSTSPPLITRLLALEFDFVVARIPAGIDPRQFDYYEIGAEEAVLLVRAEHPLAGRETVELEDMADQQWICQPRESFMRQALERLFMSRGVTPPRRVINTESFFASVGIAAGIDAVVPVPMLVFDLVDPQRFKMLRLRDRLLLENYGLIKLRKRALSPAAALLFDAMRRLGVPSGGAEQGEAAS; this is translated from the coding sequence GTGATCAATAACCTGAAATTGCGCCAGCTGCGCCTGCTGGTCGCTCTCGACAATGAGCGCAAGCTGCAGCTGGCGGCCGAGCGGTTGAACATCACCCAGTCTGCGGCATCGAAGATGCTCGCCGAAATCGAGGCGCTGGCGCGGGTTCCCCTGTTTGAGCGGACGGCTCGCGGCGTCGAGCCCACCGCCTATGGCTCGATCCTGATTCGCGGCGGCAAGAGCGTGCTCGCCGATCTCGACCAGGTCACCGACGAGTTCGCGGGCTACAAGTCCGGCGAGCTCGGCACCGTCTCCGTCGGAACAGTCGCCAAGCCCAGCATCGACCTGGTCGTCGACGTGATCCAGTATCTCGGCGAGAAGCTGAACCGGGTGAACATCTCGCTCGATGTCAGCACCAGCCCGCCATTGATCACGCGTCTGCTCGCGCTCGAGTTCGACTTCGTCGTCGCCAGGATTCCGGCCGGCATCGACCCCCGGCAATTCGACTATTATGAGATCGGCGCAGAAGAGGCGGTGCTGCTGGTTCGTGCCGAGCATCCATTGGCCGGCCGCGAGACCGTCGAGCTGGAGGACATGGCCGACCAGCAGTGGATTTGCCAGCCGCGGGAATCCTTCATGCGCCAGGCGCTGGAGAGGCTGTTCATGAGCCGCGGCGTGACGCCGCCGCGCCGGGTCATCAACACCGAGTCGTTTTTCGCCTCGGTCGGGATTGCCGCCGGCATCGACGCGGTCGTGCCGGTTCCCATGCTGGTGTTCGATCTGGTCGATCCGCAGCGGTTCAAGATGCTGCGTCTTCGCGACCGGCTCCTGCTGGAGAATTATGGCCTGATCAAGCTGCGCAAGCGTGCGCTGTCACCTGCCGCGGCGCTTCTATTCGACGCGATGAGGCGGCTCGGCGTACCGAGTGGCGGCGCAGAGCAGGGTGAAGCGGCGAGCTGA